A stretch of DNA from Streptomyces gobiensis:
CGGTGACTGTCGAGGTGCCGCTCCGGCTCGTCGAGCAGTACGACGTCAGCAGGACGAACCAAAGTCAGCGCAAGGCTGAAGAGTTGCAACTGTCCGGACGAGACCTGATGGGGAAACCGTTCACCCAGTGAAGAAAGTCCCAACCGCTCGATGACACGTTCAGCGCGTTCGGCGGTTCTCGGGGCATTGCCGTACCAGGAGGCAGCGACCAGTGTCACCTGCTCGCGCAGCGTCATGTCACGGGCGACGGGAATCGGTTCGACAAGCGAAGCCACGAGACGTCGGTGCAGAGGCTTTGCCATGTTGGCGGGTTCGCCCATCACCGAACACGAACCGGCCGTCAGACTCCGACTGCCCAGGAAGGAACGCAGGAGAGTGGTCTTCCCCGAGCCGTTGCTGCCGGTGACACACCAGAACTCGCCTGGCATCACCGTGAACGTCGTAGGCGCAAGCAGCGTGGTATCGCCCAGCGTGACCGTCGCGCCGTCTGCCTCGAGTACAGGAACTCCGGTCACTTTCGCTCCAGAACCACAAGCATCTCTCGTGAGCGTGCGCTGTAGTCCTCGCCCGCGTACGTCCCGTTGACGCTCGCCACCTCCAATCCGGCCATCGCACCATCAGTCGTATCTCCGGTAGCGTCGCCCAGGTGGCTGTCTCGTGAAATGCAGTGAGTTTTGATGCACTCTGGACCAAGAAGATACTCATGATCGCCTGGGAGGCGCGATCTACAGTCTGAGTTATCGACACCATCTGCTCTCGGCCCAAATGGATATGTCACCGAAGTCGCATCCCCGCCCGCACCAAGGTACTCGGCGAGGTCGCTGCAATCGAGGAAGGCCGCACCCTCCGGCTTCAAGTGCCGTTCAATGACACGGAAAAGATCAATTTTCTCATCGTGACTCTGGGCAAGGAAAAACGTATTCCTCGAAAGGGTGATGACGTTGAACTTGGAATCGAGCTGAGCATCGCGAAAGTCGGCTTCAACCACTTCAATTTTGTGATCACGTCGCCTGCTCTTGAGCAAGTCCAACGACGGCCGTGATGCGTCGACCGCCACCACCCGCGCGCCGGCGTCGGCGAGCGCGAACGACGACACACCCGTTCCGGCTCCCAGGTCCAGAACGGCCTGTCCGGCCAGTGGCCGGTGCGAGGACACCATGCCACAAGCCCAGCCCCTGCGGAAAGCATCGATGACACCAGGTCGTAGGCGTCAATTGCCGCCGCGTCATACACACTCGGGTCACTCACGGGGACGACCTTTCCTCACCATCTCATTGGCCACGGTGATGGCACCCGGCAGGTTGAATCCCACCTCAGCCGTCGAACGACCGCTGGCGCGTACGCCAGTCACCCGAGGCACAAATCCGACATTCGAACGGAGTCGGGGCGCGTGAACGAGGTAGTAGGCGATCTCGTCGGGCCTGGCCAGGCTACGGCGGGCCATCACCCACCTGGCGCCACCCCACATCGGTGTTCGGCGCCGGGCAATCACTCGTAAGTGGGAAACGAGCCTGCCGGAACAGGCCATGTGCGGCGGCCGTGCTTGGGCGGACGAGACCGTGCCTGTTGGGTCAGATTTCACTGGATGCCCGGACCAGGGCCTTTGACCAGCAAGAACCGTATCCAGCCTCACCGCCCACCACGCCCCGTCACGATCGCTCCGGCCCTCCAATACGCAGGACCAGGGGTTCGAGCCCTTCGCCATGAAGCAGATCAATCTGTTTGACGGGCGTCCAGGGCGACACCGACGCAGAGTACCAGCGGCTCGTCGAACAGAACGTGATCCCCTGGTTTGTCAACGGCCTCCTGCCAGGCCCAGCAGGTCAGACGGGGCAAAGCCGGTCCGGGCGGCTGCCGGATACAGGGGACTGCGGCGCTCTGCGGGCTCCCCGTGCGGCAGCCCGCCGTACGGGGTCGATGGACAACGAAGGGTCCTTGATACCCACCGGATACAAGACCCCGCTGTCTGCCGCCCGACGTGTCGTCGCCGACTCGTGTTGCCGCACGTCCCTCGACCGTCAGGGCAGTCGGAACGCAAGGTCACTTCCGTCCATTCGGCAACCCACAACTCGGCCATTTGCCAAGTCCATTCGTTCGAGGGAGAGTTGGGGGCGCGGCTCATGAAGGGGAGTGCGGCGGAGCAAGTTGTGGCCGTGCTTGATTCCTATGCGGTCCTCGTCGGGGGAGAGCGGCAGTCCGGGCAGGGCTGGGTGCACTGGCCCCGGGCGGGGGCATTGCTCAGTACCCCGTACGACACGATGGCGCTCAAGGCCCGCCTCGACTGCGGGAGCGCCGACGCGGCCGATCTCGACGACGCGCGGCTCGCTGGCAGAGTGGCCCTGTCCACGTACGCACAGGGGGCCGAGACCCTGCGGCTTGCCCGGCGGGCCGGCAAGGAGTGGCGGCGGGTTCCCCTGGACAGGCGTCTGGGCTTCGTCGCGGCGATGTACGACGCGCTGTGTGAGCGGGCCGAGGACATGGTGGCCGTCTTGGTGGCCGAGGGGCATCCGGTGCGGGTCGCGCGCTGGGAGCTGACCGTTGCGCTCTCCATGATCCATCGGGAGTCCCTCGCCCACGCCCGGCAGCTCCTGGAGTGGCGCACCGAGCAGTCCGGGCGCCGGATCCGCCTGGTCCGCAGGCCCGACGGGGTGGTGGGGCTCAACGCGGCCCGTAACGCCGGGTTTCTCTCGTCCGCGCTCGGCCTCCTCGTGCTCGCCGCAGGCAACGCCCTGGTCGTGAACGCACCTCCCGCCGCCCCTCTCGCGGTCGCCTTCCTATACCACGAGCTGGTCGCCCCGCTGCTGGAGCGGCACGGTGCCCCGCCGGGCACGCTCAGCGTCCTGTGCTCCCCGTCCCGGCCGGCCGTACGGCAGTGGCTCGGCTCCCCGGACTGCGACGACATTTTCTACTACGGGCCCGCCCGGCACGGCGCGCGCCTGGAGGCCGAGTGCCTGGAGCACGGCAAGAAGCCGGTCCTGGAGCTGTCCGGCAACGACGCCATGGTGGTGTGGCGCGACGCCGACCTGGAGCGGGCGGCGACCGCGGCCGCCGAACGCTATTACGGATCGGGGCAGTTGTGCATCGCGCCCAAGTTCGTCGTCGTCCACCCCGATGTGGCCGACGCGTTCACCGCCCTGCTGCACCGCCGGGTGGCCGAGCTGCGCGTGGGGCCGCCGGAGGACCCGGACGTCGTCCTCAGCGCCGTCGTCAAACGCGGCGACTGCCTGGACGTCCTGCGGGAAGCGGTGGAGCAGGGGGCCGAGCACCTGTGCGGGGGCGAACTCGTCGACGTGGAGGACAAGCCCACCGCGCGCGGCCCCTTCGTGCGCCCCGTCCTGCTGCGCGCGCACGGGCTCGCCGCGGCCCGGCGGATGCGCGCGGTGCGGGAGGAGACCTTCTTCCCGCTGATGTGCGTCATTGTGCCCGACCGGGCCGATCACGCCGGGCCGGATCAACTCCACGACGACATCGTGGAGTTCGTCGAATCCAATCCCTATGGGCTGCGCAACTCCCTGTGGGCGAGCGATCCGTACGTCGTCGAGCGGTTCTGCGACATCGGCAACGGCGGCGTACTGAAGGTCAACGACAGCCATGTCGGCTGTCTGCCGGTGCTGCCCACGGTCGGCGGCACCGGGCTCAGCGGCGGCACCCTCGGCGAGGCCAACCTCCCCTATCTGCGCACCACACGGCTGCAGGGCATCAGCGTGACCACTGATCCGCCCAGTACCCCGGTCTTCGACCACCTGGCGGCGGTATCCGCCCCCACCGGACTTCCGGGCGCACTCCGGCGCCCGGGAAGCGAAAAGCACGGCACACACAACCGCGAACGACGAGGAGACCCACACATGACAACCCAGACCCAAGACGCCCTGCTCAACGAGAAGATCGATGTGTGCTTCGGGCACATCGACGCCGACGCCAACGGATCCCTGGACCGCGAGGACCTGTTCACCCTGGGCGCACGGCTGCTCGCCGAATTCGGCGAGTCCGCCACATCGCCCAAGGGCACCCAACTGATGGACGGCATGGTCCGCTTCTGGAACGCCATCGCGGCCGCCGCCGACGCGGACGGCGACGGGCGGCTCACACCCGAGGAATACCGCACCGGCATGAAGGGGGCGTTCATCACCTCCGCTGAGGGCTTCGCGCAGGCCTTCAGGCCCATGCTGGAGGCGGTCTGCGGACTCCTGGACACCGACGGTGACGGAGAGGTCGACGAGAAGGAGTTCCAGGCCTGGCAGCGGGTCTTCCGCACCGCGCCGGAAGACCGAGCGGCGGCCTTCCGGGCCCTGGACGCCGACGGCAGCGGCAAGCTGAGCGTCGACGAACTCCTCGACGCCATGCACCAGTACTACACGAGCACCGACCCCGGCGCCCCCGGCAATGCGCTGTACGGGCCGCTGAACTGACCAGACCCGGGAGCGCTCACGGCGCTTGAGGTTCTGACCGCATCGGGTCAGTGGCAGTTCGCCCTCGACTGCCAACCGGTCGCGAGCGCCGAGACGCCCG
This window harbors:
- a CDS encoding class I SAM-dependent methyltransferase produces the protein MVSSHRPLAGQAVLDLGAGTGVSSFALADAGARVVAVDASRPSLDLLKSRRRDHKIEVVEADFRDAQLDSKFNVITLSRNTFFLAQSHDEKIDLFRVIERHLKPEGAAFLDCSDLAEYLGAGGDATSVTYPFGPRADGVDNSDCRSRLPGDHEYLLGPECIKTHCISRDSHLGDATGDTTDGAMAGLEVASVNGTYAGEDYSARSREMLVVLERK
- a CDS encoding ABC transporter ATP-binding protein; translated protein: MTGVPVLEADGATVTLGDTTLLAPTTFTVMPGEFWCVTGSNGSGKTTLLRSFLGSRSLTAGSCSVMGEPANMAKPLHRRLVASLVEPIPVARDMTLREQVTLVAASWYGNAPRTAERAERVIERLGLSSLGERFPHQVSSGQLQLFSLALTLVRPADVVLLDEPERHLDSHRVDLVATLLTERAKKGTAFLVATHEAALVEACDGRVELG
- a CDS encoding aldehyde dehydrogenase family protein, which encodes MAVLDSYAVLVGGERQSGQGWVHWPRAGALLSTPYDTMALKARLDCGSADAADLDDARLAGRVALSTYAQGAETLRLARRAGKEWRRVPLDRRLGFVAAMYDALCERAEDMVAVLVAEGHPVRVARWELTVALSMIHRESLAHARQLLEWRTEQSGRRIRLVRRPDGVVGLNAARNAGFLSSALGLLVLAAGNALVVNAPPAAPLAVAFLYHELVAPLLERHGAPPGTLSVLCSPSRPAVRQWLGSPDCDDIFYYGPARHGARLEAECLEHGKKPVLELSGNDAMVVWRDADLERAATAAAERYYGSGQLCIAPKFVVVHPDVADAFTALLHRRVAELRVGPPEDPDVVLSAVVKRGDCLDVLREAVEQGAEHLCGGELVDVEDKPTARGPFVRPVLLRAHGLAAARRMRAVREETFFPLMCVIVPDRADHAGPDQLHDDIVEFVESNPYGLRNSLWASDPYVVERFCDIGNGGVLKVNDSHVGCLPVLPTVGGTGLSGGTLGEANLPYLRTTRLQGISVTTDPPSTPVFDHLAAVSAPTGLPGALRRPGSEKHGTHNRERRGDPHMTTQTQDALLNEKIDVCFGHIDADANGSLDREDLFTLGARLLAEFGESATSPKGTQLMDGMVRFWNAIAAAADADGDGRLTPEEYRTGMKGAFITSAEGFAQAFRPMLEAVCGLLDTDGDGEVDEKEFQAWQRVFRTAPEDRAAAFRALDADGSGKLSVDELLDAMHQYYTSTDPGAPGNALYGPLN